In Deinococcota bacterium, the sequence CGGCATCCGCGCCAGCCACCGCGACTTCGGCGGCCGGGTCGTCGGCGGCGTCACCGCGATCGGCGACGGCTACGGCAGCGACGACTGTGACGGTCACGGCACCCACGTCGCGGGCACCGTCGGCGGCCAGCGCTACGGCGTCGCCAAGGAGGTCAAGCTCTTTGCCGTCAGGGTGCTCGACTGCTACGGCTCCGGCAGCCTCTCGGGCGTGATCGCGGGGATCGACTGGGTCACCAAGAACCACGTCAAGCCCGCGGTAGCCAATATGAGCCTGGGCGGCAGCGCCTCGGTCTCGCTCGACAAGGCAATCCGCAACTCCGTCAAGGCCGGGATTCACTACGTCGTGGCGGCGGGCAACAGCAACGGCAGCGCCTGTTTGGACTCGCCGGCGCGGGTGGGCGAGGCTCTGACCGTGGGCGCCAGCGCCCGGAACGACCGCCGCGCCTCCTTTTCGAACTTCGGCAGTTGCGTCGATGTCTTCGCCCCGGGCGTGGACATCACCTCGGCCTGGCGCGGGAGCAATACCAGGACGGCCACCCTGAGCGGCACCTCGATGGCCAGCCCACACGTCGCCGGCGCCGTGGCGCTCTACCTCGAGACCAACCCCAGGGCCACGCCCGGAGCCGTGTTTGCCCATATCACCTCCTCCGCCAGCAGCGGCAAGCTCACCAGGATCGGCTCGGGCTCGCCGAACCGGCTGCTCTACAGCGCTTGGGGCCCTGGCGCCAGCAGCAAGCCCTGCAGCGACTGCGAAAGCTACTCGGGCACGCTTCTAGAGGGGCAGCAGGCGCGTTATTCCGGGGGCACCGGCAGCTCCTACCAGAGCACGGCGGGGGTCCATCAGGGCTGGCTTCGCGGTCCCGCTGACGCCGACTTCGACCTGATCTTGTTCAAGCGGACAAGTGGACGCTGGCAGGTGGTCGCCCGCTCGCGCAACCCGGGTTCCAACGAGGACATCTCCTATACCGGCAGCGCCGGCGAGTACCTCTGGCTCGTCCGCGCCCGGAGCGGCAGCGGCAGCTTCGACTTCTACCTGAAGCGACCCTGACCCAAGCAAGCCCCACTCGAGCGACAACCAGCAGGGGCGAACGGCCGTTCGCCCCTGCCTTGATCAGAGTCCCAGGTAAAAATACCTGTAAAAGGACCGTGACCAAAAATGTGAAGCGACGCCGTGACCGAGGCTCTGTCAGGGACGCTATGATAGGGACGCTATGATAGAGTGACGCCATGAATGGGCGAGCCGATCAACCGGGTGAGCGCGTCTGCGAGCGCGCGCTCGTCTGGCATCTGGGACAGTTCAGGCTGAGCGGTCACGCCGCGCTCTTGGCCGCCGCGAGCGAGGCACGGATGGTCTTTCCTCTGGTGGTCATGGACCGCCGCGACCCCCTCACCGGGCTGGCGGGCTACTATCCGGCGGTGCGGGCGCTGGCGCGGGATTACGCCGAATTGGGCGCGCCGCTCCTCTACCTCGAGGGCGACAGTAGCGAGCGGGTGGTGGACGCCGCCCGCGACGCTAGAGCCGACTACCTCTACGTGCTCAAGCGAGCGGACGCGGCGGGCCAAGCCCTCCTGGAAGAGGCCTGCGCGGCTCTGGAACTCTGGGGCTTTGGCTGCCGCGTCTTCGAGGCAGGTCAGGAGGACGGGGAGGAGAGCAGGATGGCGCCCACCTCGCTCTCGGGCGCGGCCCTGCCGGGACTGCCGCTGCCGCCCGGCCCTCTCCGGGGCGAGCGGGAGCTCAGCGAGCTTGGCGCCTCGCGCCTTGACGAGGCCGCGCGGCTCGGCCTGCTGAGCCCGCGCCGCGCCAGGGCCGTGGGGGGGAGCCGGTGAGCGCCCCTTCTCAGGCCCCTTCTCAGGCCGATGCTCAGGCCGAGCGCCCCGTCCTGGGCGCGGGCGGGCTCGTCTTCGACGCGCGCGGAGAGGTGCTCGTCTTGCGCCACAGGGACGGCTCCTGGGTCTTTCCCAAAGGCCACATCGACCCCGGCGAGACGGCGCTCGAGGCCGCCCTGCGCGAGGTCGCCGAGGAGGCGGGCGTCACCGCGCACTGCCCTGACCCAACAGCCCTTTTGACCACGCGCTACCTCAACAGGCGCCGCGAAAGGCGTGAGATCCTCTGGTTTCTCTGTCTGACGGGCGACGCGGCGCCGACCTGTCCGGAAGCGCTCTTTCCCGAAGGCGGCTTTTTCGAAGCGGCCGAGGCGGCGCGCAGGCTCACCTTCAGCGAGGACCGCCTGCTTTTGCAGCAGGCGCTGCGCCTGCTGAGGCGCGTCCCTTGACGGCCCCCGCCGCGGCCGCGGCGCGTGGCTTCTCGGCCAAGCCCGAGGGGCGCACGGGAGAGGAGGTCGTCGTCGCGCTCGCCAAGCTGGGCTGTTCGGGAACGCTCTACCTCGAAGGCCGGGGCGGCGCGCTCCTGCTCGTCTTGGCGAGGGGAAGGATAGCGACGGAGTTCGGCCTCTCACCGCTCGCCTCGCTCGACCAGGTCTGCACCCACCTCTGCTTCAGGCCGCTCACGGCCGAGGGCGGCGCGCTGCCGCAGCTGCCCTCACGGGCGCCGGGCAGTCCCGTCGCGGCCCTGCGGGCGCTGCCCGACCTGGCCCAAGAGACGCGGCTCGAGACCGGGCTGTTCGACTTCCGAGCGCTGCTGGCGCGCTACCAGGAGCGCGGGCTGAGCGGCGCGCTCACCGTCCGGGCAGGCGAAGAGGAGGGGCTCGTCCTGCTCTACAAGGGCC encodes:
- a CDS encoding NUDIX domain-containing protein produces the protein MSAPSQAPSQADAQAERPVLGAGGLVFDARGEVLVLRHRDGSWVFPKGHIDPGETALEAALREVAEEAGVTAHCPDPTALLTTRYLNRRRERREILWFLCLTGDAAPTCPEALFPEGGFFEAAEAARRLTFSEDRLLLQQALRLLRRVP
- a CDS encoding deoxyribodipyrimidine photo-lyase, yielding MNGRADQPGERVCERALVWHLGQFRLSGHAALLAAASEARMVFPLVVMDRRDPLTGLAGYYPAVRALARDYAELGAPLLYLEGDSSERVVDAARDARADYLYVLKRADAAGQALLEEACAALELWGFGCRVFEAGQEDGEESRMAPTSLSGAALPGLPLPPGPLRGERELSELGASRLDEAARLGLLSPRRARAVGGSR
- a CDS encoding S8 family peptidase, with protein sequence MRKFHSSVVAAILAVLFFSACSNTAAPPAPAGAEALIPGQYIVVLAGEIESLGEQDFELSVASIAAELQVQAQQPLQIINGFVAGLAEGELASLQADPRIAYVEQDRVISLASSQTQTNSPWGLDRIDQRDLPLSASYSYSATGRGVTAYIIDTGIRASHRDFGGRVVGGVTAIGDGYGSDDCDGHGTHVAGTVGGQRYGVAKEVKLFAVRVLDCYGSGSLSGVIAGIDWVTKNHVKPAVANMSLGGSASVSLDKAIRNSVKAGIHYVVAAGNSNGSACLDSPARVGEALTVGASARNDRRASFSNFGSCVDVFAPGVDITSAWRGSNTRTATLSGTSMASPHVAGAVALYLETNPRATPGAVFAHITSSASSGKLTRIGSGSPNRLLYSAWGPGASSKPCSDCESYSGTLLEGQQARYSGGTGSSYQSTAGVHQGWLRGPADADFDLILFKRTSGRWQVVARSRNPGSNEDISYTGSAGEYLWLVRARSGSGSFDFYLKRP